One window of the Cotesia glomerata isolate CgM1 linkage group LG10, MPM_Cglom_v2.3, whole genome shotgun sequence genome contains the following:
- the LOC123272818 gene encoding wiskott-Aldrich syndrome protein family member 3 isoform X1 has product MPLPKRLVEPVHVARGTIPEAFPLPSELEAATNGTLANTIRQLSSLSRHAEDLFGELAREAHTLSDRANSLQARIDRLAVKVTQLDSNVEEVSLQDIHMRKAFKSSVVFDQQVVSRDTMPTAMRETYQACDTPPPLDKLNVYREDGKDGLKFYTDPNYFFDLWSQEMLKDTEKKLHDRGKKTESEYAEPFREPHRPRNDGGNSGGGGRHKKRVRQPHNTRERQRQLAVGHGEYIMPTQGVQYRTPHNIPDESLLGMVMTEPRPPRPNSIELRRSYPPDEQHLYSPPTTDHYRAANYMTQGYDDGSLYSSHYAPGQGQPGSEAYQSPGPGTPSRGGRSRPSQPPPAPPSNASSNSTPTVASANNTPTRGRSMSTGRDTLPPPPPPPGEVMSPPPINGTIPAHLLNRNGSRSNSPLPSHQSTPTPPNHTLPAGIDEPDPAPQDLPPPPPTPDPAPSRPISPPCNIPPPPPPPPPPPVLNGPISCVPISNGDIAKIIANNPPKLKPLKSIVDGQLRKPQNPNIPIVDPRNDLLKAIRDGIKLRKVEKIEQKEVERVNALNDVASILARRVAVEFSDSESASESECESDGWGEQDSSIA; this is encoded by the exons ATGCCGCTCCCGAAGAGGCTGGTGGAGCCTGTCCACGTTGCCCGCGGCACGATCCCAGAAGCTTTTCCCCTGCCATCGGAGCTGGAGGCCGCGACGAATGGGACCCTGGCCAACACTATTAGACAGCTGTCAAGTTTATCGCGACACGCCGAGGACCTGTTCGGGGAGCTGGCACGTGAAGCTCATACATTAAGTGATCGAGCCAACTCTCTGCAAGCAAGAATAGACAGACTCGCGGTTAAAGTTACCCAGCTGGACAGCAATGTTGAGGAAG TTTCACTTCAAGACATTCATATGAGAAAGGCATTCAAGAGCTCGGTTGTATTCGATCAGCAAGTCGTTTCACGTGATACTATGCCCACGGCGATGCGTGAGACTTATCAAGCATGTGATACTCCTCCACCATTAGATAAACTCAATGTTTACAG aGAGGACGGTAAGGATggattgaaattttatactgATCCAAATTACTTCTTTGACTTGTGGAGTCAAGAAATGCTGAAAGACACTGAAAAGAAATTACATGATAGAGGGAAGAAG ACCGAGTCAGAATATGCCGAACCGTTCAGAGAG CCTCATAGACCTCGGAATGACGGTGGTAATTCTGGTGGAGGAGGAAGACACAAGAAACGTGTAAGACAACCGCATAATACACGAGAGAGACAACGACAGCTTGCAGTTGGACATGGAGAGTACATCATGCCAACTCAGGGTGTACAATACAGGACACCCCATAATATTCCAGACGAATCGCTTCTTGGGATGGTGATGACCGAGCCACGACCTCCGAGACCAAATAGTATTGAGCTTAGGCGAAGTTACCCCCCAGATGAACAGCATTTGTACAGTCCTCCTACTACGGATCATTACAG AGCGGCAAATTATATGACCCAAGGTTACGACGATGGAAGTTTATACAGCTCGCATTACGCGCCTGGACAAGGGCAGCCCGGCAGCGAGGCTTACCAAAGTCCTGGACCGGGTACACCAAGTCGCGGTGGAAGATCGCGACCGTCTCAGCCGCCGCCGGCGCCACCGAGCAACGCTTCGAGCAATTCAACGCCCACAGTGGCGTCAGCTAATAACACCCCGACTCGTGGAAGGTCTATGAGCACAGGAAGAGATACTTTACCACCTCCACCGCCGCCTCCTGGTGAAGTAATGTCGCCACCGCCTATAAACGGCACAATACCGGCGCACCTGCTTAATAGGAACGGTAGCCGTTCGAACAGTCCATTACCGAGCCATCAATCGACACCGACTCCACCGAATCACACTCTACCTGCGGGGATCGATGAGCCGGATCCTGCGCCTCAGGATCTACCGCCGCCTCCACCTACTCCAGATCCAGCGCCATCAAGGCCGATATCACCGCCTTGCAACATTCCACCGCCACCTCCTCCACCACCACCACCTCCTGTGCTTAATGGACCCATATCATGCGTACCTATTAGCAACGGTGATATTGCTAAGATAATTGCCAATAATCCACCGAAATTAAAGCCACTGAAGAGCATAGTTGATGGACAACTAAGGAAACCACAAAACCCCAATATTCCGATTGTTGATCCACGTAATGATTTGCTCAAAGCTATTCGTGACG gaATTAAGTTACGTAAGGTAGAAAAAATTGAGCAGAAAGAAGTGGAGCGTGTAAACGCTTTGAACGACGTCGCGTCAATATTAGCTCGACGAGTTGCCGTTGAATTCAGCGACAGCGAATCTGCTTCAGAAAGTGAGTGCGAGAGCGACGGATGGGGTGAACAAGACTCAAGTATCGCGTGA
- the LOC123273029 gene encoding muscarinic acetylcholine receptor DM1 isoform X1 codes for MNVTEALLIENECNLTGTSNSSEHKYEIWEKVVMTSIALSLSLLTVIGNSMVMISFKIDKQLQTISNHFLFSLAVADFAIGLISMPLFTIYTLLGYWPLGPHVCDTWLALDYLASNASVLNLLIISFDRYFSVTRPLTYRAKRTPHKAGVMIAGAWGISVLLWPPWIYAWPYIEGKRTVPETMCYIQFIETNHYITFGTAIAAFYVPVSVMIFLYWRIWRETEKRKKDLTNLQEGKQDASKRSNSSDEALDMDGYRRGRSESSTGAHEIGHANLTMSYLEKHYPDYKNKHRPFSWTSLKMWCVAWWHSGRDDDDDDDEVGGTDVSSRTVHPGCEDTLTPVSAETPFTDGQTLDGMSASTQLTSEHQDYRRSQTSSQLSKDVSGDKVFTIVINVMPNEPGRIRLYDDMMFHVPQTSTGAGEDSVSRTSRRVDSLSNQSTTMIRRPSQMPDVRLPLNTKNANKAGAAKGIVTKQPNKKKKSRAQDKKAAKTLSAILAAFVITWTPYNILVLLKPLTKACVVEIPEELWSFFYYLCYINSTVNPMCYALCNATFRRTYVRILKCKWQNRNRGAGRAYCPS; via the exons ATGAACGTAACTGAGGCGTTATTAATAGAAAATGAATGCAATTTAACCGGCACTTCTAACAGCAGTGAGCATAAGTACGAAATTTGGGAAAAAGTTGTTATGACATCGATAGCGCTGTCGCTCAGTCTGCTTACTGTTATCGGGAATAGCATGGTAATGatatcatttaaaattgacaAGCAGTTGCAGACAATATCAAACCACTTTTTGTTCAGTCTCGCTGTTGCTGATTTCGCAATAGGGCTTATTTCAATGCCACTGTTTACCATTTACACTTTGCTCGGGTACTGGCCACTTGGGCCTCACGTTTGTGACACCTGGCTGGCCCTCGATTATCTCGCCAGCAACGCGTCGGTACTCAATCTTCTCATCATCAGCTTCGACCGGTACTTTTCGGTCACCAGACCTCTCACCTACCGGGCCAAGAGGACTCCTCACAAGGCTGGTGTTATGAtcg ctggcGCATGGGGAATATCAGTGTTACTCTGGCCACCTTGGATTTACGCGTGGCCCTATATCGAGGGCAAGAGAACAGTACCAGAGACAATGTGTTATATTCAGTTCATCGAGACAAATCATTACATTACCTTTGGCACGGCTATTGCCGCATTTTACGTGCCCGTCAGCGTAATGATATTTCTGTACTGGCGAATATGGCGCGAAACGGAGAAGAGGAAAAAGGACCTGACGAATCTGCAAGAGGGAAAGCAGGATGCCAGCAAAAGGAGCAACTCAAGTGACGAGGCGTTAGACATGGACGGATACAGACGCGGTCGCAGTGAATCCAGCACTGGCGCTCATGAAATCGGCCACGCTAATCTCACCATGTCTTATCTCGAGAAGCATTATCCTGACTACAAAAAT AAGCATCGACCATTTTCGTGGACGTCTCTGAAGATGTGGTGTGTTGCGTGGTGGCACAGCGGTCGCGACGACGATGACGACGACGATGAGGTCGGTGGGACAGACGTCAGCAGCAGGACTGTGCATCCCGGGTGCGAGGACACCTTGACGCCGGTCTCTGCTGAAACTCCGTTCACCGACGGGCAAACTCTTGATGGAATGTCCGCGAGCACGCAGTTGACGAGCGAGCATCAAGATTACCGAAGATCACAGACATCTAGTCAACTTAGTAAAGATGTTTCTGGGGATAAA GTGTTTACAATTGTGATAAATGTGATGCCAAATGAGCCAGGTAGAATACGTCTGTACGACGACATGATGTTTCACGTTCCGCAAACGAGCACTGGAGCTGGGGAGGACAGTGTCAGTAGGACAAGTCGCCGCGTCGATTCTCTGTCAAATCAATCGACGACGATGATACGTCGTCCATCCCAGATGCCGGATGTCAGGTTACCTCTCAACACCAAGAATGCTAACAAAGCTGGGGCTGCTAAAGGTATTGTCACCAAACAGccaaacaaaaagaaaaagagtCGCGCGCAGGACAAAAAGGCCGCTAAAACGTTGTCGGCTATTTTAGCGGCGTTTGTAATTACCTGGACGCCGTACAACATTCTCGTGCTGCTGAAGCCCCTTACTAAGGCGTGTGTCGTCGAGATTCCTGAAGAACTTTGGTcttttttttactatctcTGCTACATCAACAGCACTGTTAATCCAATGTGTTACGCCCTGTGCAATGCCACTTTCAGACGAACTTACGTTAGGATTCTCAAGTGCAAGTGGCAAAATAGAAACAGAGGCGCCGGCAGAGCCTATTGTCCTTCCTAA
- the LOC123272781 gene encoding activator of 90 kDa heat shock protein ATPase homolog 1 — MAKWGEGDPRWIVEERPDATNVNNWHWTEKNACAWSQEKIKELFKNFKIEGDGISCTVKEVETCEGEAVVNNRKGKLIFFYEWNIALKWDSNDDSDISGKINIPNLSEENDISEVDFEITLKSSTNEGEKVKHFLHTKGKEKLRDRLALYISALKEEFSRGMILPQKNSVNKNVVNSAPASNIKAKMNEAVVSSNKSLGYKIATTTIKQQQKFQCRGQEFFNVFTTTEMVQAFTKGPVKVDPKKSGKFELFGGNIYGEFVEVSPTKIVQKWRTKQWPDGHFSEVTIDINERGDHTEVNLTQTGVPSTEEESTKENWDRYYWDAIKRTFGFGYFM, encoded by the exons ATGGCCAAGTGGGGTGAAGGAGATCCAAGGTGGATTGTAGAAGAGAGACCTGATGCTACAAATGTCAATAACTGGCACTGGACTGAGAAAAATGCCTGTGCTTGGTCGCAGGAAAAAATCAAAGAgttgtttaagaattttaaaattgagggTGACGGAA tCAGCTGCACGGTAAAAGAAGTGGAAACTTGCGAAGGAGAAGCGGTTGTCAATAATCGCAAAGGCAAGCTCATATTTTTCTACGAATGGAACATTGCGTTGAAGTGGGACTCCAATGACGATTCGGATATCAGTgggaaaataaatattccaaACTTATCAGAAGAAAACGATATCTCGGAAGTTGAT ttcGAAATTACATTGAAGAGTAGTACAAACGAGGGGGAAAAAGTTAAACACTTCTTACACACTAAAGGCAAAGAGAAACTCAGAGACCGGCTGGCTCTTTATATATCTGCTTTGAAAGAAG AATTTTCCCGAGGGATGATACTGCcacaaaaaaatagtgtcaatAAAAATGTTGTAAATTCAGCGCCAGCTTCCAACATCAAAGCGAAAATGAACGAAGCTGTTGTCTCGTCAAATAAATCATTAGGCTACAAGATAGCGACAACGACAATTAAGCAGCAGCAAAAATTCCAGTGTAGAGGCCAGGAGTTCTTTAATGTATTTACAACAACTGAG ATGGTACAAGCGTTCACGAAGGGTCCCGTTAAGGTAGATCCGAAAAAGTCCGGAAAATTCGAGCTTTTTGGTGGAAACATATACGGCGAATTTGTAGAAGTCTCTCCAACGAAAATAGTCCAAAAATGGCGCACCAAACAGTGGCCTGACGGGCATTTTAGCGAAGTAACTATTGACATTAACGAGAGAGGCGACCACACGGAAGTTAATCTCACACAAACCGGAGTACCATCAAC CGAGGAAGAGTCAACAAAAGAGAACTGGGATCGGTACTACTGGGACGCTATAAAACGTACCTTTGGCTTTGGTTATTTTATGTGA
- the LOC123273029 gene encoding muscarinic acetylcholine receptor DM1 isoform X2 gives MNVTEALLIENECNLTGTSNSSEHKYEIWEKVVMTSIALSLSLLTVIGNSMVMISFKIDKQLQTISNHFLFSLAVADFAIGLISMPLFTIYTLLGYWPLGPHVCDTWLALDYLASNASVLNLLIISFDRYFSVTRPLTYRAKRTPHKAGVMIAGAWGISVLLWPPWIYAWPYIEGKRTVPETMCYIQFIETNHYITFGTAIAAFYVPVSVMIFLYWRIWRETEKRKKDLTNLQEGKQDASKRSNSSDEALDMDGYRRGRSESSTGAHEIGHANLTMSYLEKHYPDYKNHRPFSWTSLKMWCVAWWHSGRDDDDDDDEVGGTDVSSRTVHPGCEDTLTPVSAETPFTDGQTLDGMSASTQLTSEHQDYRRSQTSSQLSKDVSGDKVFTIVINVMPNEPGRIRLYDDMMFHVPQTSTGAGEDSVSRTSRRVDSLSNQSTTMIRRPSQMPDVRLPLNTKNANKAGAAKGIVTKQPNKKKKSRAQDKKAAKTLSAILAAFVITWTPYNILVLLKPLTKACVVEIPEELWSFFYYLCYINSTVNPMCYALCNATFRRTYVRILKCKWQNRNRGAGRAYCPS, from the exons ATGAACGTAACTGAGGCGTTATTAATAGAAAATGAATGCAATTTAACCGGCACTTCTAACAGCAGTGAGCATAAGTACGAAATTTGGGAAAAAGTTGTTATGACATCGATAGCGCTGTCGCTCAGTCTGCTTACTGTTATCGGGAATAGCATGGTAATGatatcatttaaaattgacaAGCAGTTGCAGACAATATCAAACCACTTTTTGTTCAGTCTCGCTGTTGCTGATTTCGCAATAGGGCTTATTTCAATGCCACTGTTTACCATTTACACTTTGCTCGGGTACTGGCCACTTGGGCCTCACGTTTGTGACACCTGGCTGGCCCTCGATTATCTCGCCAGCAACGCGTCGGTACTCAATCTTCTCATCATCAGCTTCGACCGGTACTTTTCGGTCACCAGACCTCTCACCTACCGGGCCAAGAGGACTCCTCACAAGGCTGGTGTTATGAtcg ctggcGCATGGGGAATATCAGTGTTACTCTGGCCACCTTGGATTTACGCGTGGCCCTATATCGAGGGCAAGAGAACAGTACCAGAGACAATGTGTTATATTCAGTTCATCGAGACAAATCATTACATTACCTTTGGCACGGCTATTGCCGCATTTTACGTGCCCGTCAGCGTAATGATATTTCTGTACTGGCGAATATGGCGCGAAACGGAGAAGAGGAAAAAGGACCTGACGAATCTGCAAGAGGGAAAGCAGGATGCCAGCAAAAGGAGCAACTCAAGTGACGAGGCGTTAGACATGGACGGATACAGACGCGGTCGCAGTGAATCCAGCACTGGCGCTCATGAAATCGGCCACGCTAATCTCACCATGTCTTATCTCGAGAAGCATTATCCTGACTACAAAAAT CATCGACCATTTTCGTGGACGTCTCTGAAGATGTGGTGTGTTGCGTGGTGGCACAGCGGTCGCGACGACGATGACGACGACGATGAGGTCGGTGGGACAGACGTCAGCAGCAGGACTGTGCATCCCGGGTGCGAGGACACCTTGACGCCGGTCTCTGCTGAAACTCCGTTCACCGACGGGCAAACTCTTGATGGAATGTCCGCGAGCACGCAGTTGACGAGCGAGCATCAAGATTACCGAAGATCACAGACATCTAGTCAACTTAGTAAAGATGTTTCTGGGGATAAA GTGTTTACAATTGTGATAAATGTGATGCCAAATGAGCCAGGTAGAATACGTCTGTACGACGACATGATGTTTCACGTTCCGCAAACGAGCACTGGAGCTGGGGAGGACAGTGTCAGTAGGACAAGTCGCCGCGTCGATTCTCTGTCAAATCAATCGACGACGATGATACGTCGTCCATCCCAGATGCCGGATGTCAGGTTACCTCTCAACACCAAGAATGCTAACAAAGCTGGGGCTGCTAAAGGTATTGTCACCAAACAGccaaacaaaaagaaaaagagtCGCGCGCAGGACAAAAAGGCCGCTAAAACGTTGTCGGCTATTTTAGCGGCGTTTGTAATTACCTGGACGCCGTACAACATTCTCGTGCTGCTGAAGCCCCTTACTAAGGCGTGTGTCGTCGAGATTCCTGAAGAACTTTGGTcttttttttactatctcTGCTACATCAACAGCACTGTTAATCCAATGTGTTACGCCCTGTGCAATGCCACTTTCAGACGAACTTACGTTAGGATTCTCAAGTGCAAGTGGCAAAATAGAAACAGAGGCGCCGGCAGAGCCTATTGTCCTTCCTAA
- the LOC123272818 gene encoding wiskott-Aldrich syndrome protein family member 3 isoform X2, with translation MPLPKRLVEPVHVARGTIPEAFPLPSELEAATNGTLANTIRQLSSLSRHAEDLFGELAREAHTLSDRANSLQARIDRLAVKVTQLDSNVEEVSLQDIHMRKAFKSSVVFDQQVVSRDTMPTAMRETYQACDTPPPLDKLNVYREDGKDGLKFYTDPNYFFDLWSQEMLKDTEKKLHDRGKKPHRPRNDGGNSGGGGRHKKRVRQPHNTRERQRQLAVGHGEYIMPTQGVQYRTPHNIPDESLLGMVMTEPRPPRPNSIELRRSYPPDEQHLYSPPTTDHYRAANYMTQGYDDGSLYSSHYAPGQGQPGSEAYQSPGPGTPSRGGRSRPSQPPPAPPSNASSNSTPTVASANNTPTRGRSMSTGRDTLPPPPPPPGEVMSPPPINGTIPAHLLNRNGSRSNSPLPSHQSTPTPPNHTLPAGIDEPDPAPQDLPPPPPTPDPAPSRPISPPCNIPPPPPPPPPPPVLNGPISCVPISNGDIAKIIANNPPKLKPLKSIVDGQLRKPQNPNIPIVDPRNDLLKAIRDGIKLRKVEKIEQKEVERVNALNDVASILARRVAVEFSDSESASESECESDGWGEQDSSIA, from the exons ATGCCGCTCCCGAAGAGGCTGGTGGAGCCTGTCCACGTTGCCCGCGGCACGATCCCAGAAGCTTTTCCCCTGCCATCGGAGCTGGAGGCCGCGACGAATGGGACCCTGGCCAACACTATTAGACAGCTGTCAAGTTTATCGCGACACGCCGAGGACCTGTTCGGGGAGCTGGCACGTGAAGCTCATACATTAAGTGATCGAGCCAACTCTCTGCAAGCAAGAATAGACAGACTCGCGGTTAAAGTTACCCAGCTGGACAGCAATGTTGAGGAAG TTTCACTTCAAGACATTCATATGAGAAAGGCATTCAAGAGCTCGGTTGTATTCGATCAGCAAGTCGTTTCACGTGATACTATGCCCACGGCGATGCGTGAGACTTATCAAGCATGTGATACTCCTCCACCATTAGATAAACTCAATGTTTACAG aGAGGACGGTAAGGATggattgaaattttatactgATCCAAATTACTTCTTTGACTTGTGGAGTCAAGAAATGCTGAAAGACACTGAAAAGAAATTACATGATAGAGGGAAGAAG CCTCATAGACCTCGGAATGACGGTGGTAATTCTGGTGGAGGAGGAAGACACAAGAAACGTGTAAGACAACCGCATAATACACGAGAGAGACAACGACAGCTTGCAGTTGGACATGGAGAGTACATCATGCCAACTCAGGGTGTACAATACAGGACACCCCATAATATTCCAGACGAATCGCTTCTTGGGATGGTGATGACCGAGCCACGACCTCCGAGACCAAATAGTATTGAGCTTAGGCGAAGTTACCCCCCAGATGAACAGCATTTGTACAGTCCTCCTACTACGGATCATTACAG AGCGGCAAATTATATGACCCAAGGTTACGACGATGGAAGTTTATACAGCTCGCATTACGCGCCTGGACAAGGGCAGCCCGGCAGCGAGGCTTACCAAAGTCCTGGACCGGGTACACCAAGTCGCGGTGGAAGATCGCGACCGTCTCAGCCGCCGCCGGCGCCACCGAGCAACGCTTCGAGCAATTCAACGCCCACAGTGGCGTCAGCTAATAACACCCCGACTCGTGGAAGGTCTATGAGCACAGGAAGAGATACTTTACCACCTCCACCGCCGCCTCCTGGTGAAGTAATGTCGCCACCGCCTATAAACGGCACAATACCGGCGCACCTGCTTAATAGGAACGGTAGCCGTTCGAACAGTCCATTACCGAGCCATCAATCGACACCGACTCCACCGAATCACACTCTACCTGCGGGGATCGATGAGCCGGATCCTGCGCCTCAGGATCTACCGCCGCCTCCACCTACTCCAGATCCAGCGCCATCAAGGCCGATATCACCGCCTTGCAACATTCCACCGCCACCTCCTCCACCACCACCACCTCCTGTGCTTAATGGACCCATATCATGCGTACCTATTAGCAACGGTGATATTGCTAAGATAATTGCCAATAATCCACCGAAATTAAAGCCACTGAAGAGCATAGTTGATGGACAACTAAGGAAACCACAAAACCCCAATATTCCGATTGTTGATCCACGTAATGATTTGCTCAAAGCTATTCGTGACG gaATTAAGTTACGTAAGGTAGAAAAAATTGAGCAGAAAGAAGTGGAGCGTGTAAACGCTTTGAACGACGTCGCGTCAATATTAGCTCGACGAGTTGCCGTTGAATTCAGCGACAGCGAATCTGCTTCAGAAAGTGAGTGCGAGAGCGACGGATGGGGTGAACAAGACTCAAGTATCGCGTGA